A region of Procambarus clarkii isolate CNS0578487 chromosome 22, FALCON_Pclarkii_2.0, whole genome shotgun sequence DNA encodes the following proteins:
- the LOC138367438 gene encoding S-layer protein-like has translation MLTGTVSVNLLLTGAVSVKLILTGDVIVKLILTAAVSVKLILTAAVSVKLILTGDVSVKLILTAAVSVKLILTGDVSVKLILTVPFSVKLKLTGAISVTVILTGDISVKLTMTSDISVKLILTGAVSVKLTKTGDINVKLILTGAVSVKLMLTGAVSGKLILTGAVSVNHILTGTVTVTLILIGDISVKLILTGNVSVKLILTCDSSVKLILTGNVSVKLILTCDSSVKLILTGNVSVKLTLTVDVSVKLILTVLLERKLIVTDHVSVMLIVTVHVSVMLILSGTVSVKLILTDAVSVKLILTVPVSVTLMLTGNVSGALKLTGAVSVKLILTSTVRVKLIPTEVVSVKLILTEVVSVKLILTGLVSVKLILPGTVSVTLILTSTVRVKLIPTVGVSVKLILTCDISVNLTLTGGVSVKLILTGIISVKLIQTGAVSVKLIQTGAVSVKLIQTGAVSVKLIQTGAVSVKLIQTGAVSVKLIQTGAVSVKLILTGAVSVKLIQTGAVSVKLILTGTVSVNK, from the exons ATGCTAACTGGTACTGTTAGTGTGAACCTTTTACTGACTGGTGCTGTTAGTGTGAAGCTAATACTGACTGGTGATGTTATTGTGAAGCTTATACTGACTGCTGCTGTTAGTGTGAAGCTAATACTGACTGCTGCTGTTAGTGTGAAGCTAATACTGACTGGTGATGTTAGTGTGAAGCTTATACTGACTGCTGCTGTTAGTGTGAAGCTAATACTGACTGGTGATGTTAGTGTGAAGCTTATACTGACTGTTCCTTTTAGTGTCAAGCTTAAACTGACAGGTGCTATTAGTGTGACGGTTATACTGACTGGTGATATTAGTGTGAAGCTTACAATGACTAGTGATATTAGTGTGAAGCTTATACTGACTGGTGCTGTTAGTGTGAAGCTTACAAAGACTGGTGATATTAATGTGAAGTTAATACTGACTGGTGCTGTTAGTGTGAAGCTTATGCTGACTGGTGCTGTTAGTGGGAAGCTAATACTGACTGGTGCTGTTAGTGTGAACCATATACTGACTGGTACTGTTACCGTGACGCTTATACTGATTGGTGATATTAGTGTGAAGCTTATACTGACTGGTAATGTTAGTGTGAAGCTTATACTCACTTGTGATAGTAGTGTGAAGCTTATACTGACTGGTAATGTTAGTGTGAAGCTTATACTCACTTGTGATAGTAGTGTGAAGCTTATACTGACTGGTAATGTTAGTGTGAAGCTTACACTGACTGTTGATGTTAGTGTGAAGCTTATACTGACTG TGCTGTTAGAGAGGAAGCTTATAGTGACTGATCATGTTAGTGTGATGCTTATAGTGACTGTTCATGTTAGTGTGATGCTTATACTGTCTGGTACTGTTAGTGTGAAGCTCATACTGACTGATGCTGTTAGTGTGAAGCTTATACTGACTGTTCCTGTTAGTGTCACGCTTATGCTGACAGGTAATGTCAGTGGGGCACTTAAACTGACAGGTGCTGTTAGTGTGAAGCTTATACTGACAAGTACTGTTAGAGTGAAGCTTATACCGACTGAAGTTGTTAGTGTGAAGCTTATACTGACTGAAGTTGTTAGTGTGAAGCTTATACTGACTGGTCTTGTTAGTGTGAAGCTTATACTGCCTGGTACTGTAAGTGTAACGCTTATACTGACTAGTACTGTTAGAGTGAAGCTTATACcgactgttggtgttagtgtgaAGCTTATACTTACTTGTGATATTAGTGTAAATCTTACACtgactggtggtgttagtgtgaagCTTATACTGACTGGTATTATTAGTGTGAAGCTTATACAGACTGGTGCTGTTAGTGTGAAGCTTATACAGACTGGTGCTGTTAGTGTGAAGCTTATACAGACTGGTGCTGTTAGTGTGAAGCTTATACAGACTGGTGCTGTTAGTGTGAAGCTTATACAGACTGGTGCTGTTAGTGTGAAGCTTATACAGACTGGTGCTGTTAGTGTGAAGCTTATACTGACTGGTGCTGTTAGTGTGAAGCTTATACAGACTGGTGCTGTTAGTGTGAAGCTTATACTGACTGGTACAGTTAGTGTGAATAAATAA
- the LOC138367439 gene encoding mucin-19-like — protein MNILTFMLTGAVSVKLILTGAVSVKLILTGAVCLKLILTGAVCVKLILTGAVCLKLILTGAVCVKLILTGAVSVKLILTGAVCLKLILTGAVCVKLILTGAVSVKLILTGAVSVKLILTGAVCLKLILTGAVCVKLILTGAVSVKLILTGAVCLKLILTGAVCVKLILTGAVSVKLILTGAVCVKLILTGAVSVKLILTGAVCLKLILTGAVCVKLILTGAVSVKLILTGAVSVKLILTGAVCVKLILTGAVCVKLILTGGGRVKLMLTGAVSVKVILTGTDSVKLLLTDDGSVKLMLNGDVVVKLILTSAVSVKRLLTGDIRVKLKLTGAVRVKLILTGIVSVSLILTGAVIVKLILTGALRVKLILTGAVRVEAYTDWYC, from the coding sequence ATGAATATATTGACATTTATGCTGACTGGTGCTGTTAGTGTGAAGCTTATACTGACTGGTGCTGTTAGTGTGAAGCTTATACTGACGGGTGCTGTTTGTCTGAAGCTTATACTGACTGGTGCTGTTTGTGTGAAGCTTATACTGACGGGTGCTGTTTGTCTGAAGCTTATACTGACTGGTGCTGTTTGTGTGAAGCTTATACTGACTGGTGCTGTTAGTGTGAAGCTTATATTGACTGGTGCTGTTTGTCTGAAGCTTATACTGACTGGTGCTGTTTGTGTGAAGCTTATACTGACTGGTGCTGTTAGTGTGAAGCTTATACTGACTGGTGCTGTTAGTGTGAAGCTTATACTGACGGGTGCTGTTTGTCTGAAGCTTATACTGACTGGTGCTGTTTGTGTGAAGCTTATACTGACTGGTGCTGTTAGTGTGAAGCTTATATTGACTGGTGCTGTTTGTCTGAAGCTTATACTGACTGGTGCTGTTTGTGTGAAGCTTATACTGACTGGTGCTGTTAGTGTGAAGCTTATACTGACTGGTGCTGTTTGTGTGAAGCTTATACTGACTGGTGCTGTTAGTGTGAAGCTTATACTGACTGGTGCTGTTTGTCTGAAGCTTATACTGACTGGTGCTGTTTGTGTGAAGCTTATACTGACTGGTGCTGTTAGTGTGAAGCTTATACTGACTGGTGCTGTTAGTGTGAAGCTTATACTGACTGGTGCTGTTTGTGTGAAGCTTATACTGACTGGTGCTGTTTGTGTGAAGCTTATactgactggtggtggtagagtgaagCTTATGCTGACTGGTGCTGTTAGTGTGAAGGTTATACTGACTGGTACTGATAGTGTGAAGCTTTTACTGactgatgatggtagtgtgaaGCTTATGCTGAATGGTGATGTTGTTGTTAAGCTTATACTGACTAGTGCTGTTAGTGTGAAGCGTTTACTGACTGGTGATATTCGTGTGAAGCTTAAACTGACTGGTGCTGTTAGAGTGAAGCTTATACTGACTGGTATTGTTAGTGTGAGTCTTATACTGACTGGTGCTGTTATTGTGAAGCTTATACTGACTGGTGCTCTTAGAGTGAAGCTTATATTGACTGGTGCTGTTAGAGTTGAAGCTTATACTGACTGGTACTGTTAG